Proteins from a single region of Thunnus maccoyii chromosome 23, fThuMac1.1, whole genome shotgun sequence:
- the LOC121890850 gene encoding E3 ubiquitin-protein ligase TRIM39-like codes for MATASCLLSEEKFLCSVCLDVFTEPVSTPCGHNFCRACIHTYWDNSDICQCPFCKRAFSPRPELHVNTIMSELAAELKKSVQVKASTPDPQLTETANILCDICSEIKEKAVKSCLICLTSFCEVHLEPHQRVAVLKSHTLIDPVRDLDGRMCKKHNKITELYCRTDQASICVLCFKSDHKGHNIVSLEEEYEAVMAKKDDAMANIQKMIQSRSEKISEIENSFDVCQREAEKEKEASVQILADLICFLQRSQAELVEVIEEKHKAGKEKAEGFLKELRMEVAELENRSSQLEQLSQSEDHHLFLQNFQTLCSPLEKDWANIDVHSDLSFEAVRGTVTLLKQRVDEIMEELPEIKMEKMREHAVDLTLDPDTAYCTLVISQDGKQVTNVYIDQKLPNNPKRFYMFPDILAKEGFTTGKFYYEVQVKGKTCWTVGVVRESVERKGDTTLSSKNGFWTFRLDEGNYSIFENNSAKITLKEELQKVGIFVDYNKGVVSFYNVDSKSHIYSYTGHRFTEKLYPYFCPEVSENGTNSAPLIITPVPQTH; via the coding sequence ATGGCAACAGCCAGCTGTCTGCTGTCAGAGGAGAAGTTCCtgtgttctgtctgtctggatgtgttTACTGAGCCAGTCTCGACTccatgtggacacaacttctgcaGAGCATGCATCCACACGTATTGGGACAACAGTGACATTTGCCAGTGTCCATTTTGCAAACGAGCATTTTCACCAAGACCTGAACTCCATGTCAACACCATCATGTCTGAGTTAGCTGCTGAGTTAAAGAAGTCAGTTCAAGTGAAAGCCTCCACTCCAGACCCACAATTAACTGAAACAGCAAACATCCTTTGTGACATCTGCTCTGAGATAAAAGAAAAGGCCGTTAAATCTTGCCTGATATGTCTAACGTCTTTCTGTGAAGTGCACCTTGAGCCTCATCAGAGAGTTGCAGTTCTCAAGAGCCACACATTAATAGACCCTGTGAGGGATCTTGATGGCAGAATgtgcaaaaaacacaacaagataACAGAACTGTACTGTAGGACTGACCAAGCCtctatttgtgtcttatgtTTCAAATCTGATCACAAGGGTCACAATATTGTCTCACTTGAGGAAGAATATGAAGCAGTGATGGCAAAAAAAGATGACGCAATGGCAAATATTCAAAAGATGATCCAATCACGGTCTGAGAAGATAAGTGAGATTGAAAACTCATTTGATGTTTGCCAGAGAGAAGctgagaaggagaaagaagcCAGTGTGCAGATCTTGGCTGACTTGATCTGCTTCCTTCAGAGAAGCCAGGCCGAGCTTGTTGAGGTGATTGAGGAGAAGCACAAAGCAGGAAAGGAAAAGGCTGAGGGGTTTCTCAAAGAACTGAGGATGGAAGTCGCTGAGCTTGAAAACAGAAGCAGCCAGCTAGAGCAGCTGTCACAGTCTGAGGATCACCATCTTTTTCTGCAGAACTTTCAAACCTTGTGCTCTCCTTTAGAGAAGGATTGGGCCAACATTGATGTTCACAGTGATCTGTCTTTTGAGGCAGTGAGAGGAACTGTGACTCTGCTGAAACAGAGAGTCGATGAAATAATGGAAGAGCTTCCTGAgatcaaaatggaaaaaatgagagaaCATGCAGTGGACTTGACTCTTGACCCTGACACAGCATATTGCACACTTGTCATTAGCCAGGATGGAAAACAAGTGACAAATGTATACATAGACCAAAAGCTTCCCAACAATCCAAAGAGATTTTACATGTTTCCAGACATTTTAGCAAAGGAGGGATTCACAACAGGGAAGTTTTACTATGAAGTGCAGGTGAAAGGAAAGACTTGTTGGACTGTCGGAGTGGTCAGAGAGTCTGTTGAAAGAAAGGGGGACACAACGCTGTCAAGTAAGAATGGTTTTTGGACTTTTAGGTTGGATGAGGGCAACTACTCAATATTTGAAAACAATTCTGCTAAAATCACACTGAAAGAAGAGCTTCAAAAAGTGGGCATCTTTGTGGACTATAATAAGGGAGTGGTTTCTTTCTATAATGTGGATTCTAAATCTCATATCTATTCTTACACTGGCCACCGCTTCACAGAGAAACTTTATCCATACTTCTGCCCTGAAGTGAGCGAAAATGGAACAAACTCTGCTCCTCTCATCATAACCCCGGTACCTCAAACACACTGA